In one Echinicola marina genomic region, the following are encoded:
- a CDS encoding glycosyltransferase family 2 protein encodes MIQVSIVIPVFNEEESLPELSHWINKVMVRHNLNYEVIFVNDGSTDDSWEVISSLARENGHVKGICFSRNYGKSAALDIGFGKAKGEVVITMDADLQDSPEEVPGLYKMIKEEGYDIVSGWKKTRHDPISKTVPSRFFNGVTRVISGINLHDFNCGLKAYKNKVVKQIYIYGEMHRYIPLIAKWNGFTKIGEKVVDHRARKYGETKFGLERFVHGFLDLISVSFVNRYKKKPMHFFGTLGTLSFLTGFLITVWLAFEKFYGLRNGLFVREITDQPLFYLALVALIVGVQLFLTGFLAEMLISNTTKRNDYNIDQEINLEN; translated from the coding sequence ATGATTCAAGTTTCCATAGTAATTCCAGTTTTTAATGAAGAAGAATCATTACCTGAGTTGTCCCATTGGATTAATAAGGTAATGGTTCGGCATAATCTGAATTATGAGGTTATTTTCGTCAATGATGGCAGTACAGATGATTCTTGGGAGGTGATTTCTTCCCTGGCCCGAGAAAATGGACATGTGAAAGGGATATGCTTTAGTAGAAACTATGGAAAATCTGCAGCACTTGATATTGGGTTTGGGAAGGCTAAGGGTGAGGTAGTCATTACCATGGATGCCGACTTACAAGATAGTCCTGAGGAAGTTCCTGGCCTGTATAAGATGATTAAGGAAGAAGGATATGATATTGTTTCTGGATGGAAGAAAACGCGTCATGATCCAATCAGTAAAACGGTGCCTTCCCGGTTTTTTAATGGGGTGACCAGGGTGATATCAGGTATTAATTTACATGATTTCAATTGTGGCTTGAAAGCTTATAAAAATAAGGTGGTCAAACAGATTTATATTTATGGAGAGATGCACCGCTATATTCCATTGATAGCCAAGTGGAATGGTTTTACTAAGATTGGTGAAAAGGTAGTGGATCACAGGGCAAGAAAATATGGTGAAACTAAGTTTGGGCTTGAGCGATTCGTTCATGGCTTTTTGGACTTAATATCAGTTTCTTTTGTCAATAGGTATAAAAAGAAACCTATGCATTTTTTTGGCACATTAGGTACTTTGTCCTTTTTGACTGGTTTTTTGATTACCGTCTGGTTGGCTTTCGAGAAATTTTATGGACTTAGGAATGGGCTTTTTGTGCGCGAAATTACCGACCAACCATTGTTTTATTTGGCTTTGGTAGCTTTGATTGTTGGGGTGCAACTTTTCTTGACGGGATTTTTAGCTGAGATGCTGATTTCCAATACTACTAAAAGAAATGATTACAATATTGATCAAGAGATAAACTTGGAAAATTGA
- a CDS encoding efflux RND transporter periplasmic adaptor subunit gives MKKNLIFVGLGSVAVIVLLYFIFSPTASGGAADLIVPVRKGDFTVEITTTGELKALRSVQILGPVRARDFRVNQLTIEKMVDEGTVVNKGDFIASLDKSELFGKISDGQNNLDSEIAEYEKTKLDTALTLRQERDKILNLDYTVEQKKLVLEQSQYEPPATIKQNEYDLEKAKRDLDQAKENYKIKYEQAVAQMVQRTARLRKEEREFEQMKSLLEDFTIKAPQDGMVIYQSNWDGTKISEGSQISAWNPVVATLPDLTEMQSITYVNEVEIRKVKIGQEVEIGLDAFPEKKFTGKVTRVANVGQQRPNSDAKVFEVTILVNESDPVMRPAMTTSNAIIAQDLGEALFVPLEAVHVQNDSINYVYLNNGAKQEVKLGTSNYDEVVIEMGLEEGDKVYLSIPSWADGGQPVKLLAALDGKRNPKDDEAVEPSIEAKEERRRPGGGGPASGRPQRPGN, from the coding sequence ATGAAAAAGAATTTAATATTTGTCGGTTTAGGGAGTGTGGCGGTCATAGTGCTGTTGTACTTTATTTTTTCTCCTACTGCGTCCGGTGGGGCTGCGGACTTGATTGTTCCAGTAAGGAAAGGAGACTTTACAGTGGAGATAACCACCACTGGAGAATTGAAAGCACTTCGCTCAGTGCAAATCCTTGGTCCGGTCAGGGCTAGGGATTTTAGGGTTAACCAATTGACCATAGAAAAAATGGTAGATGAGGGGACTGTGGTGAATAAAGGAGATTTTATAGCCTCATTGGATAAGTCTGAATTATTTGGAAAGATCAGTGATGGCCAAAATAACCTCGATTCCGAGATTGCAGAGTATGAAAAAACAAAGTTGGATACTGCGCTGACTTTGAGACAAGAACGGGATAAGATTCTGAATTTGGATTATACTGTAGAACAAAAGAAGCTGGTGCTAGAGCAGTCTCAATATGAACCGCCGGCTACGATCAAGCAAAATGAATATGATTTGGAAAAGGCCAAAAGGGATCTGGACCAAGCGAAAGAAAACTATAAAATCAAGTATGAGCAAGCAGTTGCTCAGATGGTACAGCGTACGGCTAGGTTAAGAAAGGAAGAACGAGAATTTGAACAAATGAAATCATTGTTGGAGGATTTTACTATCAAAGCTCCTCAAGATGGAATGGTGATTTACCAATCCAACTGGGATGGCACCAAAATCTCCGAAGGTTCACAGATTAGTGCCTGGAATCCTGTAGTGGCCACTTTACCAGATTTGACAGAAATGCAAAGTATTACCTATGTGAATGAGGTAGAGATCAGAAAAGTGAAGATTGGTCAAGAAGTAGAGATTGGTTTGGATGCTTTCCCTGAGAAAAAATTCACTGGGAAAGTGACGAGGGTGGCCAATGTAGGACAGCAAAGACCTAATTCTGATGCCAAAGTTTTTGAGGTGACCATTCTTGTGAATGAAAGTGATCCGGTGATGCGTCCAGCTATGACTACCAGTAATGCGATTATTGCCCAGGATTTAGGTGAGGCGCTTTTTGTGCCATTAGAAGCCGTGCATGTACAAAATGATAGTATAAATTATGTCTATCTAAATAACGGAGCTAAGCAAGAGGTGAAGTTAGGGACTTCCAATTATGATGAGGTGGTAATAGAAATGGGCTTAGAAGAGGGAGATAAGGTCTATCTTTCTATTCCTTCTTGGGCAGATGGAGGCCAACCTGTCAAATTATTGGCCGCTTTGGATGGGAAAAGAAATCCTAAGGATGACGAAGCTGTTGAGCCATCTATTGAAGCTAAAGAAGAAAGAAGAAGACCTGGAGGTGGTGGACCTGCCAGTGGAAGACCTCAGAGACCAGGAAATTAA
- a CDS encoding ABC transporter permease — MINARLLSNFYSAFEAVMANRLRSLLTALGIIFGVAAVIAMMAIGNGAQQEILEQIKLVGVNNIIIEPIVEQVEEELDEASGSGPGEEKNKFSPGLRMLDVEAIREVIPGIQKLSPEIILDTYIVKSGLRRSAKLVGVTPEYFDVTNFNLREGSMFTENNLIKGDPVCIIGRGVQTKFFSTENPIGKMIKCGNKWLRVIGILEERIVSDKSIAKLGIRDYNMDVYIPVQTMLVRYKNRDMITSGSLVSGARGRRIRTIVGASGGSASQTNPHQIDKLVVQVKESHMLQPTAEVLSRLLERKHYNVIDFEITIPELLLKQQQRTQNIFNIVLGAIAGISLLVGGIGIMNIMLASVMERIKEIGLRLSLGAKKTDIVHQFLFEAMMISVSGGIIGVILGVILASMVSRFGDFPTIITISSIMVSFSVAATVGLIFGIAPAKRAANQDPITSLRHE; from the coding sequence ATGATTAATGCGAGACTTCTCTCCAATTTTTACAGCGCCTTTGAAGCGGTGATGGCCAATAGGCTGCGCTCTTTATTGACGGCATTGGGGATAATATTTGGTGTAGCGGCTGTGATTGCCATGATGGCCATCGGTAATGGTGCCCAGCAGGAGATTTTAGAGCAGATCAAACTGGTGGGAGTGAATAATATCATCATTGAACCTATAGTGGAGCAGGTAGAAGAAGAATTGGATGAAGCAAGTGGTTCCGGTCCCGGAGAGGAAAAGAATAAGTTTTCTCCAGGTCTTAGAATGCTGGATGTCGAGGCGATCAGGGAAGTGATACCTGGGATCCAAAAGCTCAGTCCTGAAATTATATTGGATACCTATATTGTCAAAAGTGGGTTGCGTAGATCTGCGAAATTGGTAGGTGTGACGCCTGAGTATTTTGATGTGACCAACTTCAATCTTCGTGAAGGTTCTATGTTTACCGAAAATAATTTGATAAAGGGAGATCCTGTCTGTATTATCGGTAGAGGGGTACAAACTAAGTTTTTCAGTACCGAAAACCCTATTGGTAAAATGATCAAATGTGGTAACAAATGGTTGCGAGTGATAGGGATACTTGAGGAAAGAATTGTTTCAGATAAGAGTATTGCCAAATTGGGGATCAGGGATTATAATATGGATGTTTACATTCCTGTTCAGACCATGTTGGTGCGTTATAAAAACCGTGATATGATCACCTCAGGGAGCCTGGTTTCAGGAGCAAGGGGGAGAAGAATACGTACTATTGTTGGGGCTTCAGGGGGAAGTGCATCACAAACCAATCCTCATCAGATAGATAAGTTGGTGGTGCAGGTAAAGGAGAGTCATATGCTTCAGCCTACCGCAGAAGTGCTTTCCCGTCTTTTAGAAAGGAAGCACTATAATGTGATAGATTTTGAAATAACCATTCCAGAGCTATTGCTGAAACAGCAGCAAAGGACACAAAACATCTTCAATATAGTGCTGGGAGCGATTGCAGGGATTTCACTTTTAGTAGGAGGGATAGGCATTATGAATATTATGCTGGCCTCTGTGATGGAGAGGATCAAGGAGATCGGGCTGAGGTTATCCTTGGGGGCAAAAAAGACGGATATAGTCCATCAGTTCCTTTTTGAGGCCATGATGATATCTGTTTCAGGAGGGATTATTGGGGTCATATTGGGCGTTATCCTGGCCAGTATGGTCTCCAGATTTGGAGATTTCCCTACCATTATAACTATTTCATCCATCATGGTTTCTTTTAGTGTGGCCGCTACAGTAGGTTTAATTTTTGGGATCGCACCAGCCAAAAGGGCAGCGAATCAAGACCCTATAACTTCTTTAAGACATGAATAA
- a CDS encoding Arc family DNA binding domain-containing protein — protein sequence MAGKKAFALRIDEKLMKAVEKWAADEFRSTNGQLEWMIHDALKKAGRLPKPGNTKKEAE from the coding sequence ATGGCTGGTAAAAAAGCTTTTGCCCTAAGAATAGACGAAAAATTAATGAAGGCTGTGGAGAAATGGGCGGCTGATGAATTCAGAAGTACCAACGGTCAGTTGGAGTGGATGATCCATGATGCCTTAAAAAAAGCAGGTCGCTTACCCAAACCTGGAAACACAAAAAAAGAGGCCGAATAG
- a CDS encoding DUF4199 domain-containing protein, protein MDDQMTIGEASKKWGLIYGIIGTIIILISAMFDFSSQGFGAQAASGFLSILIAFGVYYFSTKEYREANSGVLSFGQGFKIVFLVGLIGGALRGLMFYIYLKVVDTEYVQRIVEAQIEAQEKMGATYDPDNVPAFMKFFQSAEFFAGSSLINALIGALIIGLIAVAINKRTNSQIV, encoded by the coding sequence ATGGATGATCAAATGACAATAGGAGAGGCTTCAAAAAAATGGGGACTTATTTATGGTATTATTGGTACTATAATAATACTGATTTCAGCGATGTTCGATTTTTCTTCTCAAGGTTTTGGAGCACAGGCAGCCTCTGGCTTTTTGTCAATATTGATCGCTTTTGGGGTTTATTATTTCAGTACGAAAGAATATAGAGAGGCAAATAGTGGGGTACTGAGTTTTGGTCAAGGCTTTAAGATTGTATTTCTAGTTGGCCTAATAGGAGGTGCTTTAAGAGGACTTATGTTTTATATCTATCTCAAAGTCGTGGATACTGAATATGTACAAAGGATAGTTGAAGCGCAAATTGAAGCTCAAGAGAAAATGGGGGCTACCTATGATCCTGACAATGTTCCGGCATTTATGAAATTTTTTCAATCAGCTGAATTTTTTGCAGGATCATCCTTGATTAATGCATTAATTGGAGCACTGATCATTGGTTTGATAGCTGTGGCCATTAATAAAAGAACAAATAGTCAAATCGTATAA
- a CDS encoding TolC family protein, with product MNKRLTLLLFAITVLCISNTVLGQEKIKYSLEDIIARAKSRSPAALSAETRKENRYWAYRFYKSNYNPQLRLQGTLPNYQQSVTPVQQPDGTYEYRQVEQSLIDLGVGLQQSITATGGMISVNTSTSRFDNYYAQDNEEGVRWSGVPVNVRLSQPIFAYNRLKWDKKIQPLVYEQSKKSYVEEMEQISRTATQLFFRYLIAQVSYDIAMQNKTNTEAIYKIERGRYNIGTTTEDQLLQVELSVLEADQSLASAKLDLESSALSLRSYIGLNENVDFDLVLPDEIPAFEVDVEKAINLAFENNSEAVDFNIRKLQAEAEVAQAKGDRFDLNLNASYGYNNAAGNFSGVYQNPNQQAIVNLSVGVPILDWGRNKARMGQAKANQKYVNYTVEQDIINFEQQVFTQVKNFQQLRDRITISEKADEVAAKRYEISRQRYLSGKVDITNLNIAQQEKDSNKRSYIQSLQEYWAAYYELRQLTLYDFQNDQLLYNPDLEPSK from the coding sequence ATGAATAAACGATTAACGCTTTTATTATTTGCCATTACTGTTTTATGTATTTCGAATACGGTTTTGGGGCAGGAAAAAATTAAATATTCCTTGGAGGACATTATCGCCAGGGCTAAGTCACGGTCACCAGCGGCATTAAGTGCCGAAACAAGAAAGGAAAACCGATATTGGGCTTATCGTTTTTATAAATCCAATTATAATCCTCAGTTAAGATTGCAGGGGACATTACCTAATTATCAACAGTCTGTAACGCCAGTACAACAACCTGATGGTACTTATGAGTACAGGCAAGTTGAGCAGAGTTTAATAGATCTTGGTGTTGGTTTGCAACAGAGTATTACTGCGACGGGGGGGATGATTTCAGTTAATACTTCGACAAGTAGATTTGATAATTATTATGCACAGGATAATGAAGAAGGTGTCAGGTGGAGTGGTGTTCCAGTAAACGTTAGGCTTAGTCAGCCAATATTTGCATATAACAGGTTGAAATGGGATAAAAAAATACAACCCTTGGTATATGAGCAAAGTAAGAAGAGCTATGTTGAAGAAATGGAGCAGATCAGTCGAACAGCGACTCAATTGTTCTTCAGGTATTTGATTGCTCAGGTGAGTTATGATATTGCGATGCAAAATAAAACCAATACTGAGGCTATTTATAAAATAGAAAGAGGACGGTATAATATTGGGACAACTACTGAGGATCAATTGCTTCAGGTTGAACTGTCAGTGCTTGAGGCAGATCAATCCTTAGCTTCGGCTAAACTGGATTTGGAATCTTCTGCATTGTCCTTAAGGTCTTATATTGGCCTTAATGAAAATGTTGATTTTGATTTGGTTTTGCCTGATGAGATACCAGCTTTTGAAGTGGATGTGGAAAAGGCAATAAACTTGGCTTTTGAAAATAATTCTGAAGCTGTGGACTTTAATATTAGGAAGTTGCAGGCAGAGGCAGAAGTAGCCCAAGCTAAAGGTGATCGATTTGATTTAAATTTAAATGCGAGTTACGGGTATAATAATGCCGCTGGAAATTTTTCTGGTGTATATCAAAATCCTAATCAACAAGCTATTGTTAATTTATCTGTAGGTGTGCCTATTCTCGATTGGGGAAGAAACAAAGCTAGAATGGGGCAAGCTAAAGCCAATCAAAAATATGTGAATTATACAGTTGAGCAGGATATTATCAATTTTGAGCAACAAGTATTTACCCAAGTGAAGAATTTTCAGCAGCTGAGAGATAGGATTACTATTAGTGAAAAGGCTGATGAAGTGGCCGCTAAAAGATATGAAATTTCCCGTCAGCGTTATTTGAGTGGAAAGGTAGATATTACCAATCTCAATATCGCCCAGCAAGAGAAAGATTCAAATAAGAGAAGCTATATTCAGTCGTTACAGGAGTACTGGGCAGCCTATTATGAATTGAGGCAGTTGACCTTGTATGATTTTCAAAACGATCAATTATTATACAATCCAGATTTAGAACCAAGCAAATAA
- a CDS encoding class I SAM-dependent methyltransferase, which translates to MKQIISFVIRYIPRSFLQLISHFILRIMAVFYKGNKVNCTVCDHSFRKFLPYGRKARENALCPNCLALERHRLMWLFLQQKTNFFSAPLKVLHVAPELCFIDRFEKLTNLDYITGDIESPLAKVKMDIHDIPFEDNSFDVVFCNHVMEHVDDDILACKEINRVLKPDGWGIIQSPVYDIPMTLEDKSISSPAEREKLFGQRDHVRKYGNDYAKRLSKSGLVVEENNFVKELSNEFVSKHALPPKEIIYYCKKGLN; encoded by the coding sequence ATGAAACAAATAATCAGTTTTGTCATCCGATATATCCCAAGAAGTTTTTTACAATTAATCAGTCATTTTATCCTAAGGATCATGGCTGTTTTTTATAAGGGAAACAAGGTCAACTGTACAGTATGTGACCATTCCTTCCGAAAATTCTTACCATATGGAAGAAAAGCCAGAGAAAATGCCCTATGCCCTAACTGCCTTGCCCTGGAACGCCACAGACTCATGTGGCTCTTCCTTCAGCAAAAAACCAATTTCTTTTCAGCCCCTTTGAAAGTGCTTCATGTGGCACCGGAACTGTGCTTTATTGACCGCTTTGAAAAATTGACTAACCTAGACTATATCACAGGAGATATAGAATCCCCATTGGCAAAAGTAAAAATGGACATCCACGACATCCCTTTTGAAGACAATAGTTTTGACGTGGTCTTTTGTAATCATGTAATGGAACATGTGGATGATGACATTCTTGCTTGTAAGGAAATCAACAGGGTACTAAAACCTGATGGATGGGGAATCATCCAGTCCCCTGTGTATGATATTCCTATGACCCTGGAAGACAAGTCCATCTCCTCCCCTGCGGAAAGAGAAAAGCTATTTGGCCAAAGAGACCATGTAAGAAAATATGGAAATGACTATGCTAAAAGACTAAGTAAATCAGGGCTCGTAGTAGAAGAAAATAATTTTGTTAAGGAACTATCAAATGAGTTTGTTTCCAAACATGCCTTGCCTCCAAAAGAAATCATTTATTACTGTAAAAAGGGACTAAATTAA
- the fabG gene encoding 3-oxoacyl-[acyl-carrier-protein] reductase: MGLLSGKTALITGASKGIGRAIAIKYAQEGANVAFTFLSSVEKGQALEKELAEFGIKAKGYRSDASDFQAADDLVADVIKEFGSLDILVNNAGITRDNLLMRMTEEAWDEVMNINLKSCFNTVKAANRTMMKQKSGSIINITSVVGIKGNAGQANYAASKAGIIGFTKSVALELGSRGIRSNAVAPGFIETEMTEVLDEKTVQGWRDAIPMKRGGKPEEVADACVFLGSDMSSYISGQVIQVNGAMLT, encoded by the coding sequence ATGGGATTACTTTCAGGAAAGACAGCCCTTATCACCGGGGCTTCCAAAGGAATAGGTAGAGCAATTGCTATTAAATACGCTCAAGAAGGTGCCAACGTCGCTTTCACATTTTTGTCAAGCGTGGAGAAAGGTCAAGCCTTAGAAAAGGAATTGGCTGAATTTGGCATTAAAGCCAAAGGTTACCGTTCAGATGCATCAGATTTTCAGGCTGCTGACGATTTGGTGGCTGATGTAATTAAGGAATTCGGTTCTTTGGACATTTTGGTAAACAATGCAGGAATTACCCGCGACAACTTGCTAATGAGAATGACTGAAGAAGCTTGGGACGAAGTAATGAATATCAACCTAAAATCTTGCTTCAATACCGTAAAAGCAGCCAACAGAACCATGATGAAACAAAAATCAGGAAGCATCATCAATATCACTTCTGTGGTAGGTATCAAAGGAAATGCTGGTCAAGCGAACTACGCAGCTTCAAAAGCGGGCATCATTGGCTTCACCAAATCCGTAGCCTTGGAATTAGGTTCAAGAGGAATCCGAAGCAATGCAGTCGCTCCTGGCTTTATCGAAACTGAGATGACCGAGGTATTGGACGAAAAAACTGTACAAGGCTGGAGAGATGCTATCCCTATGAAACGAGGAGGCAAGCCTGAAGAAGTGGCTGACGCCTGTGTATTCTTAGGTTCTGATATGAGTTCTTATATTTCAGGACAAGTTATTCAGGTTAACGGAGCCATGTTAACTTAA
- a CDS encoding SPFH domain-containing protein gives MEKITKPISGYIMVFIELLIIAAIVVLVGTGSFVLGIIFGIIFIFLLPGFFIVEPNKAMVLLLFGAYKGSVKSNGFFWVNPFMIKQKISMRVRNFENTPLKVNDKIGNPVMVGTIVVWKVEDTFKASFEVNDYENFVHLQADAAVRKMAGLYPYDNFEAEDAEVTLRSGVEDVNKSLEDEISERLQHAGIKVIEARISHLAYASEIASAMLQRQQASAIVAARRKIVDGAVGMVEMALDDLKEKEIIDFDLEKRATMVSNLMVVLCSDKSASPVLNVGTLHQ, from the coding sequence ATGGAAAAAATAACTAAGCCCATTTCAGGTTATATCATGGTTTTTATTGAACTATTGATCATAGCAGCCATCGTTGTATTAGTAGGAACTGGTAGTTTTGTGCTGGGTATCATCTTCGGGATAATATTTATCTTTCTTCTCCCAGGTTTCTTTATCGTGGAACCCAACAAAGCCATGGTACTGCTTTTATTTGGCGCCTATAAGGGCTCCGTAAAGTCCAACGGTTTCTTTTGGGTAAACCCATTTATGATCAAGCAAAAGATTTCTATGAGGGTAAGAAACTTTGAAAACACCCCTTTAAAGGTCAATGACAAAATAGGTAACCCCGTCATGGTGGGAACCATTGTAGTCTGGAAAGTGGAAGACACCTTTAAAGCTTCCTTTGAGGTAAATGACTATGAAAACTTTGTCCACTTACAAGCAGATGCTGCCGTCAGAAAAATGGCAGGCCTTTACCCTTATGACAATTTTGAAGCAGAAGATGCGGAAGTCACCTTACGTTCGGGCGTCGAAGATGTGAACAAATCCTTAGAAGATGAAATCAGTGAACGTTTACAACATGCCGGCATTAAGGTAATCGAAGCCCGTATCAGCCACTTGGCCTATGCTTCAGAAATTGCCAGTGCCATGCTTCAGAGACAACAAGCATCCGCCATCGTTGCTGCCAGAAGGAAGATTGTCGATGGTGCAGTGGGCATGGTAGAAATGGCATTGGATGATCTGAAAGAAAAAGAAATCATCGATTTTGATTTAGAAAAACGCGCCACTATGGTGAGCAACTTAATGGTTGTATTGTGCTCTGATAAAAGTGCCAGTCCTGTACTGAACGTAGGTACCTTACATCAATAA
- a CDS encoding glycosyltransferase has translation MYFSVIIPVFNRPGELRELLSSLCQQSDGDFEVLIVEDGSKIRSDQVVADFEQQLDIHYYFQENTGQGFARNFGMLKAQGEYWVFFDSDCVIPNDYFKLLREVINEKGLDAHGGPDNAMEDFSDFQKAINFSMTSIWTTGGIRGKVADPKKYQARGYNMGFSRKVYERLGGFVDPNQGEDIELSIRIKNAGFNLQLVEEAYVYHKRRSDFGSFLKQSFSFGMNRVNVNRYHPGAIKAVHLMPSGFLLGAVLTLLSFFIIPSLFIVGVFFYGLWTLGVFLDASISNQSLGVGLLAVLCAYGQLFSYGAGMIKALLDNRFKD, from the coding sequence ATGTACTTTTCAGTTATCATTCCAGTTTTTAATCGTCCAGGGGAATTAAGAGAGCTTTTATCGAGTCTTTGTCAACAGTCCGATGGTGATTTTGAAGTACTCATCGTAGAAGACGGTTCCAAAATTAGGAGTGATCAAGTCGTAGCCGATTTTGAACAACAGTTGGATATTCACTATTATTTCCAAGAGAATACAGGGCAGGGATTTGCCAGGAATTTTGGTATGCTAAAGGCTCAAGGGGAGTATTGGGTGTTTTTTGATTCTGACTGCGTCATTCCTAATGATTATTTTAAGCTGCTTCGTGAAGTGATAAATGAGAAAGGATTGGATGCACATGGTGGTCCAGATAATGCGATGGAAGATTTTTCTGATTTTCAAAAGGCTATTAACTTTAGTATGACTTCTATTTGGACTACTGGAGGAATCAGAGGGAAGGTGGCAGATCCTAAGAAATATCAAGCGCGAGGTTATAATATGGGGTTTTCAAGAAAAGTGTATGAGCGTCTAGGAGGATTTGTGGACCCTAATCAAGGAGAGGATATTGAGCTCAGTATAAGAATAAAAAATGCTGGATTTAACCTGCAATTGGTAGAGGAAGCTTATGTTTATCATAAAAGGAGAAGTGATTTTGGATCTTTCCTTAAGCAGAGTTTTTCGTTTGGGATGAACAGGGTTAATGTCAACCGATATCATCCAGGAGCGATAAAGGCGGTTCATTTAATGCCCTCAGGCTTTTTATTGGGAGCTGTTTTAACACTCCTTTCTTTTTTTATTATTCCGAGTCTTTTTATTGTAGGTGTCTTTTTCTATGGTTTGTGGACTTTAGGTGTCTTTTTGGACGCTAGCATAAGTAATCAATCTCTCGGGGTTGGTCTATTAGCAGTTTTATGTGCATATGGCCAGTTATTCTCCTATGGAGCAGGAATGATCAAGGCACTATTGGATAATAGATTCAAAGATTAA